GGGGTAGTCCTTGGGCCAGTTTTTGAGTTGCGGCTGGTAATATGCCGAAGTCTCGGCGTGGGAGAGCATGGAATGGTATGTGTCCACCTCAGGCATAGCAGGGATGGACACCTCCTCCACCTCGCAGCCCATCTCTTCGAACACTGTCAGGGCCTTGCGGCTGGCGCTTTCCACCTCGCTGTCCAGCAGGTCCCAGAAGTGCTCCTTGGGCACGCCGATTCGCATACCGCGAATGTTTCCACTGAGGCTTCGAGAAAACTTTGGCACTGGCAGGTCGGCGCTGAAGGGGTCCCTGGGGTCATAACCGGCGATGGCTTCCAACACTATGGCATTGTCAAAGGCGGTGCGGGTCAGCGGGCCAACGTAGTCGTTGGGGATGCCGTAGACGGCGGAGCCGTAGCGGCTGACCCGGCCAAAGGTGGGCTTCATGCCTACCAGCCCGCAGCAGGCGGCGGGGTAGCGCACCGAGCCGCCGCCGTCGGAGCCGACGGAGCCTAAGTCCATACTCGTCGACACCGCCACCGCCGAGCCGCTGCTGGAATAGCCGGGAAGTTTGGTGGAGTCCCAGGGGTTCTTGGCGTAGCCGAAGTATGGCTCGGGCATGAACTCGCCATAGACGGGCGTCGTCTTGCCTACAATAATTGCGCCGGCGGCCTTGAGCTTCGCGACCATGGTGGCGTCGTAGGTCGGGACAAACTTTTCCAGCTTCTTCTCGCCGCTGGCGGTGCGGATACCCTGGGTGTAAAAGATGTCTTTCACGGACATGGGTATGCCGTGGAGCGGCCCTCGATACTGGCCCCTATCGATTTCCGACTGGGCCTGCTTGGCGGACTCTAGAGCCTTCTCCGCCGCCACGGTCACGTAGGCGTTGAGCTTGGGGTTCAGGGCTTCGATACGCTTCAATGAAGCCTCGACAAGCTCCACCGAGGATATCTTCTTGCTGCGCAGGAGGCTGGCGGCGTCGAAGATGGTCAGCGATTTGAGGTCTATCGGCATTGAGACCTCCTTTTAGTTCTTGGGATTGTGAACGCCCGTTAGTTTACTACCAAAGCGGCGTCTACACACCAACCTTGTGCATAAAGCCTGCGAGTGGTAGGGTATCGGCGTCCTGACAGCGACCGTTGGCAAGGAGATGAGCTCATGGCGACCTACGGCGGCGGCAAGTTCAAGTACGAGTCTATAGACGAATGGGCCAAGCTGCCCAAGGGCTGGCAGTTCGGCATCTTGGTGGCGGTAGCAGTCGACTCCCAGGAGCGAGTGTATGTGTGCCACCAGCGCGAGGACCCGCCCATCCTGGTCTTCGACCGCAACGGCGACTACCTCACTTCGTGGGGCGCCGGCGAGATCAACGAAGCCCATATCATGTACATCGACGCCAACGATGTGATCTATCTGGTGGACCGTGGCGCTCATACCGTTCTGAAGCTATCGGCGCAGGGGAAGAAGCTGCTGGAGATAGGGCGGCGCGGCCATGCCTCCTACACCGGCGTCACCGCTTTTGGCGCGATGCCGAAAAAGGCTGCGGGGCCTTTCAACATGCCGACTCGCATGATGCCCTCGCCGGGCGGAGACCTTTACGTGTCCGACGGCTATCGCAACTCGCGAGTCCACAAGTTCTCAGACAAGGGCAGCCTCATAATGTCCTGGGGCGCCGCGGGCAAGAAAGAGCCGGGGGAGTTCCACCTGCCCCACAGCCTGTGGGTGGACAAGCAGGGCAAAGTGTATGTCTGCGACCGCAAGAACAATCGCGTCCAGGTCTTCACCGGCGATGGCGAGTTTATCGACCAGTGGCCGAATCTAAGCGGCGTTACGGATATCTTCATGGACGCCAACGAGACAGTATATGTTCACGGAAACGGAAATACCGGCCCCGACTCGTGGACCGCGGTGATGGACAAGAAAGGAAAGACGCTGGAACGATGGGACTCGCCCCAGGGCCACCAGATATGGGCGGACCGCCGGGGGGATATTTACCTGGCGGTGACCTGGCAGCAGCGGGTCATGAAGATGGTAAAGAAGAGCTAAAGATTACATAAAATCGGAGGAAAGATGGGAGACATAAGGATCAATCGAGTTAAGAAGAGCTTGAGCGAAGGTAAGGCGACCATGGTCTTGGGCGGTCTGCAAACCCCCGAGACCATCGACTTCCTGGGCCAGTTCGGCTTCGACGGCATGTGGATA
This portion of the SAR202 cluster bacterium genome encodes:
- a CDS encoding amidase produces the protein MPIDLKSLTIFDAASLLRSKKISSVELVEASLKRIEALNPKLNAYVTVAAEKALESAKQAQSEIDRGQYRGPLHGIPMSVKDIFYTQGIRTASGEKKLEKFVPTYDATMVAKLKAAGAIIVGKTTPVYGEFMPEPYFGYAKNPWDSTKLPGYSSSGSAVAVSTSMDLGSVGSDGGGSVRYPAACCGLVGMKPTFGRVSRYGSAVYGIPNDYVGPLTRTAFDNAIVLEAIAGYDPRDPFSADLPVPKFSRSLSGNIRGMRIGVPKEHFWDLLDSEVESASRKALTVFEEMGCEVEEVSIPAMPEVDTYHSMLSHAETSAYYQPQLKNWPKDYPETLMLRVEWGAKVPAIDYIKGAEARSRIRQQIDSALEKVDALFSAASVLPPPPLGHFKFTLKGVDLDIGALASRLQRPYNTTGHPAVVAPCGFTKGGLPLSFQLGGRNFDEAALLKLVDGYQRATDWHTKRPKI